A single region of the Streptomyces vilmorinianum genome encodes:
- a CDS encoding SAV2148 family HEPN domain-containing protein — protein MSSGGLELPPGDAGQEGGSPEPVDVPPGAVSVARPMEIGAELDWGAEAWSEVRTRAQRAGRAYIWLNLVEQRLRAVVAAVLRPVYEPVHGDDWVVAAAGPAGQEWVQRAVAVREVSRRKGYLLDPADDNVLSFLTLPQLRELMVQHWPCFEPYFDDRREVELALDELEVTRNVVSRNRALSLTVLAQSERASARLLEILGSGAGVPSADRLPVDAVEDLVGDRYADVVSVHPDRVRLQRQLPAEDLFGGARRLDATGIGLNLLVQNFSGRRLVRLAESGCRIRLLFLNPASSAVKRRERELGLKKGELSRSVEMNILHMRRVRSRLRDPDAFQIHVFDETPRFTAYLVDGDGPDGVAVVQSYLRRARGMEAPVLVLRGGGRNVVRAGPQGQDADHGLFVTYREEFESVWLDSRPVS, from the coding sequence GTGAGCTCGGGAGGTCTGGAGCTGCCCCCAGGGGACGCGGGTCAGGAGGGGGGCTCCCCCGAACCCGTGGACGTCCCGCCCGGAGCGGTCTCCGTCGCCAGGCCGATGGAGATCGGGGCGGAGCTCGACTGGGGCGCCGAAGCCTGGAGCGAGGTGCGCACGCGCGCCCAGCGGGCCGGGCGGGCCTACATCTGGCTGAACCTCGTCGAGCAGCGGCTGCGGGCCGTGGTCGCCGCCGTGCTGCGGCCGGTGTACGAGCCGGTGCACGGCGACGACTGGGTGGTGGCCGCGGCCGGGCCGGCCGGGCAGGAGTGGGTCCAGCGGGCCGTCGCCGTCCGCGAGGTCTCGCGGCGCAAGGGCTACCTCCTCGACCCGGCCGACGACAACGTCCTCAGCTTCCTCACGCTCCCGCAGCTGCGGGAGCTGATGGTGCAGCACTGGCCGTGCTTCGAGCCGTACTTCGACGACCGGCGCGAGGTCGAACTCGCCCTGGACGAGCTGGAGGTGACCCGCAACGTCGTCTCCCGCAACCGCGCCCTCTCGCTGACCGTCCTGGCCCAGTCCGAGCGGGCCTCCGCCCGGCTCCTGGAGATCCTCGGGAGCGGGGCGGGGGTGCCGTCCGCCGACCGGCTGCCGGTCGACGCGGTCGAGGACCTCGTCGGCGACCGGTACGCGGACGTGGTCTCCGTCCACCCCGACCGGGTCCGGCTGCAGCGGCAGCTGCCGGCCGAGGACCTCTTCGGCGGGGCCCGGCGCCTCGACGCCACCGGCATAGGCCTGAACCTGCTCGTGCAGAACTTCTCCGGACGGCGCCTGGTCCGGCTGGCCGAGTCCGGCTGCCGGATACGGCTGCTGTTCCTGAACCCGGCGAGCAGCGCGGTCAAGCGGCGCGAGCGGGAACTCGGCCTGAAGAAGGGCGAGCTGAGCCGCTCGGTGGAGATGAACATCCTCCACATGCGGCGGGTGCGCTCCCGGCTGCGCGACCCGGATGCCTTCCAGATCCATGTCTTCGACGAGACCCCGCGCTTCACCGCGTACCTGGTGGACGGGGACGGCCCGGACGGTGTCGCCGTCGTCCAGTCCTATCTGCGCCGGGCGCGCGGCATGGAGGCGCCGGTCCTGGTGCTGCGCGGGGGCGGGCGGAACGTGGTGCGGGCCGGCCCGCAGGGGCAGGACGCCGATCACGGACTTTTCGTGACATATCGGGAGGAGTTCGAGTCGGTCTGGCTCGACTCTCGTCCTGTTTCATGA
- a CDS encoding MFS transporter → MYRDTLSLLGPVLPVVSFLGRLPTAMCQLGSLLLVAETSGSLTTAGLAGGALAAGQTVAGPVIGRLADRRGQRGVVLAASLANAVAVAGLVLAALAHAATGWLVVLGALAGATVPQVGPLARTRSVALARRSGADDRTVTTVLSFEGTLDEVSFVLGPALVGLAAALAHPAAALLLAAALLACCGTAFALHPSAGAARPTATRSVAAERGRLPRSAYALRVTMVLQGAMFGASQAGITALTEKLGAPAQAGLVYAAMGVMSAAAGLSMAAVPARIGPAVRWRAATGALVVLSVPLVLVDSLVGLYVAVVVLGAAYAPHLITVFGLTERTVPASRLAESMAFLTSGVVGGQALALALSGRLADTHGAPAAFTVAVVAAVLCAALSWTTRPHIPTPTAPELTTSP, encoded by the coding sequence ATGTATCGCGACACCTTGTCCCTGCTCGGACCGGTACTGCCGGTCGTCTCCTTTCTGGGGCGGTTGCCCACCGCCATGTGCCAGCTCGGCTCCCTGCTCCTGGTCGCCGAGACGAGCGGGTCCCTGACGACGGCGGGGCTCGCGGGCGGGGCGCTCGCGGCGGGACAGACGGTCGCTGGGCCGGTCATCGGGCGGCTCGCGGACCGGCGGGGACAGCGCGGGGTGGTCCTCGCCGCGTCCCTCGCCAACGCGGTGGCCGTCGCCGGGCTCGTCCTCGCGGCACTCGCGCACGCGGCGACCGGCTGGCTGGTCGTCCTCGGCGCGCTCGCCGGGGCGACCGTCCCGCAGGTCGGGCCGCTGGCCCGGACCCGTTCGGTCGCGCTGGCCCGGCGCTCGGGGGCGGACGACCGGACGGTCACCACGGTCCTCTCGTTCGAAGGCACCCTCGACGAGGTCTCGTTCGTCCTCGGCCCGGCGCTCGTCGGCCTCGCCGCCGCACTCGCCCACCCGGCCGCCGCTCTCCTCCTGGCCGCCGCGCTCCTTGCCTGCTGCGGTACGGCCTTCGCGCTGCACCCGTCGGCCGGCGCGGCCCGGCCCACCGCCACCCGTTCGGTCGCCGCCGAACGGGGGCGGCTGCCGCGATCCGCGTACGCCCTTCGGGTCACGATGGTGCTCCAGGGCGCCATGTTCGGCGCCTCGCAGGCCGGGATCACCGCGCTCACCGAGAAGCTCGGGGCGCCGGCGCAGGCCGGGCTCGTCTACGCGGCGATGGGGGTGATGAGCGCCGCGGCCGGGCTCTCGATGGCCGCCGTGCCGGCGCGGATCGGGCCGGCCGTGCGCTGGCGGGCCGCGACGGGCGCGCTCGTCGTGCTCTCCGTGCCGTTGGTTCTCGTCGACTCGCTCGTCGGCCTGTACGTCGCCGTGGTCGTCCTCGGCGCGGCGTACGCGCCCCACCTGATCACGGTCTTCGGCCTGACCGAGCGGACCGTGCCGGCCTCGCGGCTCGCGGAGTCGATGGCCTTTCTGACCAGCGGAGTCGTGGGCGGTCAGGCCCTCGCGCTCGCGCTCTCGGGCCGCCTCGCGGACACGCACGGCGCGCCGGCGGCCTTCACGGTGGCGGTGGTCGCGGCGGTCCTCTGCGCGGCCCTGTCCTGGACGACCCGCCCCCACATCCCGACGCCCACCGCCCCTGAGCTGACGACCAGCCCCTGA
- a CDS encoding cytochrome P450 has protein sequence MREETNPGTGQDRWTDLPRMAPDAGRSSRAAGQVRSSGPFAAERSAGRTVAPSPLDPGATGNPYRVHRVLREEFPLTYDPLLRAWVLSRYADVATALTDARFTHGHRPGDPPCAETHQDIDEAELRAVAARTAYVLARRIADRPQADLVADFCHWLPAGTVAAAVGVPYRDMMRLVRGRAASALAGQCTGQIAVREKALASFLANVLADRERAVALHDAPAGQIARAWTESLRRDPPVQIAVRRTGAEVRVSGGTIPAGEPVALLIGAAGRDPERFRAPDRYDPHRDDPGQLTYGSGTCPAVLLARFEAEYALRALLDAMPRLRLADGFRPRRTGLITRAPRSLLVRPGG, from the coding sequence ATGCGCGAGGAAACGAACCCGGGCACGGGACAGGACCGGTGGACGGACCTTCCGCGCATGGCCCCCGACGCGGGCCGGAGCTCACGTGCCGCGGGGCAGGTCAGGAGCTCCGGGCCGTTCGCCGCCGAGCGGTCTGCCGGCCGGACCGTCGCGCCCAGCCCCCTGGACCCCGGCGCCACCGGGAACCCGTACCGCGTCCACCGTGTCCTGCGCGAGGAGTTCCCGCTCACCTACGACCCGCTGCTGCGCGCCTGGGTCCTCAGCCGGTACGCCGACGTCGCCACCGCCCTCACCGACGCCCGGTTCACCCACGGCCACCGGCCCGGCGACCCGCCCTGCGCCGAGACCCACCAGGACATCGACGAGGCCGAACTGAGGGCCGTCGCCGCGCGCACCGCGTACGTCCTCGCCCGCCGGATCGCCGACCGGCCCCAGGCCGATCTGGTCGCGGACTTCTGCCACTGGCTGCCCGCCGGCACCGTCGCCGCCGCCGTCGGCGTGCCCTACCGGGACATGATGCGCCTGGTACGCGGCCGCGCCGCCTCCGCGCTCGCCGGCCAGTGCACCGGCCAGATCGCGGTACGGGAGAAGGCCCTCGCCTCCTTCCTCGCCAACGTCCTCGCCGACCGGGAGCGGGCGGTGGCGCTCCACGACGCCCCGGCCGGACAGATCGCCCGCGCCTGGACCGAGTCGCTGCGCCGCGACCCGCCTGTGCAGATCGCCGTCCGGCGCACCGGCGCCGAGGTGCGGGTCAGCGGCGGCACGATCCCGGCGGGGGAGCCCGTCGCCCTGCTGATCGGAGCCGCGGGCCGCGACCCCGAACGGTTCCGCGCACCCGACCGCTACGACCCGCACCGCGACGACCCCGGCCAGCTCACCTACGGCAGCGGCACCTGCCCCGCCGTCCTCCTCGCCCGCTTCGAGGCCGAGTACGCCCTGCGGGCGCTCCTCGACGCCATGCCCCGGCTCCGCCTCGCCGACGGCTTCCGGCCCCGGCGGACCGGGCTGATCACCCGAGCCCCGCGGAGTCTTCTCGTACGGCCAGGCGGCTGA
- a CDS encoding 3'-5' exonuclease, giving the protein MAWHGEELVGFDLETTGTEPLEARIVTASVVGVHGGRVVRQRDWLADPGIRIPAQASAIHGISSERAAAEGRPVVEVADEIAETLTGYWTQGVPVVAYNASFDLTLLSAELRRHGLPSLSSRLGGAPIGPVIDPYTIDRAVDRYRRGKRTLEAVCAEYGVVLEAAHQAAADALAAVRVAVAIAERHASVAALTPAELHERQIGWYRVWAEDFQDFLRRKGSPEAVVDPSWPLREFAPVAG; this is encoded by the coding sequence ATGGCTTGGCACGGGGAAGAGCTGGTCGGATTCGACCTGGAGACGACCGGCACCGAACCGCTGGAGGCGCGGATCGTGACGGCCTCGGTCGTCGGCGTCCACGGCGGGCGGGTGGTGCGGCAGCGGGACTGGCTCGCCGATCCCGGGATCCGTATCCCGGCGCAGGCGTCCGCGATCCACGGCATCAGCAGCGAGCGCGCGGCCGCCGAGGGGCGGCCGGTCGTCGAGGTCGCCGACGAGATCGCCGAGACCCTGACGGGATACTGGACCCAGGGCGTCCCGGTCGTGGCGTACAACGCCTCGTTCGACCTCACCCTGCTCTCGGCCGAGCTGCGCCGCCACGGACTTCCCTCACTGAGCTCACGCCTTGGCGGCGCCCCGATAGGCCCGGTCATCGATCCGTACACCATCGACCGGGCCGTCGACCGCTACCGCCGCGGGAAGCGGACGCTGGAGGCGGTCTGCGCGGAGTACGGCGTCGTCCTGGAAGCGGCCCACCAGGCGGCGGCCGACGCGCTGGCCGCGGTGCGGGTGGCGGTCGCGATAGCCGAACGGCACGCGTCGGTGGCGGCGCTGACCCCAGCGGAGCTGCATGAGCGTCAGATCGGCTGGTACCGCGTCTGGGCCGAGGACTTCCAGGACTTCCTGCGCCGCAAGGGCAGCCCGGAGGCGGTCGTCGACCCGTCGTGGCCGCTGCGGGAGTTCGCGCCGGTGGCCGGCTGA
- a CDS encoding Tat pathway signal sequence domain protein → MYEIVRRHLGKVVAGAAIAVTGTAVMVGITLPGTAGAEDTSRGRTGASVPSAPSQSADAPGSATAPEPATLAVAPPEGTKGVGTDPLTDDELKRAEALALTPPAASAQRDVEGGRGPQHLATELADPLPEEADEPGAPRRAEVRFYDYESDALITRTVNLETGKVEKAAVQRGVQPSAHPEELREALELILASPLGKGVKEDYKDATGKELTSTGQLWFNGDVYRTYREANVPAPLAKCGEHRCVRLVTKVVNGSWIDTRNLIVDLSARTVTRVG, encoded by the coding sequence GTGTACGAAATAGTGCGCCGCCACCTGGGGAAGGTGGTGGCGGGCGCGGCCATCGCGGTGACGGGGACCGCCGTGATGGTCGGGATCACCCTGCCGGGTACCGCAGGGGCGGAGGACACCTCCCGGGGCCGTACCGGCGCGTCCGTGCCGTCCGCACCGTCGCAGTCGGCGGACGCCCCGGGGTCCGCTACCGCGCCGGAGCCCGCCACGCTGGCCGTCGCGCCGCCCGAGGGGACGAAGGGAGTGGGCACCGACCCGCTCACCGACGACGAACTGAAGCGGGCCGAGGCCCTGGCGCTGACCCCGCCGGCCGCCTCCGCCCAGCGCGACGTCGAGGGGGGCCGCGGCCCCCAGCATCTGGCCACCGAACTGGCCGATCCGCTGCCGGAGGAGGCCGACGAGCCCGGCGCGCCGCGCCGCGCCGAGGTGCGCTTCTACGACTACGAATCCGACGCTCTGATCACCCGGACCGTCAATCTGGAGACCGGCAAGGTCGAGAAAGCCGCCGTGCAGCGCGGAGTGCAGCCGTCGGCGCACCCCGAGGAGCTGCGCGAGGCCCTGGAGCTCATCCTGGCGAGCCCGCTCGGCAAGGGCGTCAAGGAGGACTACAAGGACGCCACCGGCAAGGAGCTGACCTCGACCGGCCAGCTCTGGTTCAACGGCGACGTCTACCGCACCTACCGCGAGGCGAACGTCCCCGCACCGCTCGCGAAGTGCGGCGAGCACCGGTGCGTCCGCCTGGTCACCAAGGTCGTCAACGGCTCCTGGATCGACACGCGGAACCTGATCGTCGACCTCAGCGCCAGGACCGTCACGCGCGTCGGCTGA
- the treY gene encoding malto-oligosyltrehalose synthase, with protein MTSSLTAPTVPTATYRLQLQPEFPFAAAERAVPHLAGLGVSHLHLSPVLEAVPGSTHGYDVTDHRAIRAELGGEEGLRALAATARAHGLGLVVDLVPNHMAASPRHNHALREVLREGPDSPYARWFDIDWEAEDGRILLPVLPGRLPEVRERMRVADGALHLDGQDFPLRAGTEGLPLAELLDAQWYRLGWWRLARTELNYRRFFTISELIGVRVEDPEVFEATHRTIVELVRDGVIEGLRIDHPDGLADPEGYLEQLHEATGGRCWTVVEKILTGTEPLPPTWPVAGTTGYDALRHVDGVFVDAVGADELLDVYREFAGRAGDRGGYWEATARRAAYKVVTHELAAETAALTRLAGRICAADPGLRDHAPWALLTAIRELLVRVPVYRTYRAGGETVLTPDAARGAKAAFAVPEEATAVDTVRDLALGRLGDGPEHRAFRARFAQTSSALRAKSVEDTAFYRYTPLLSANEVGGDPGRPAVSPEEFHAYCLRLTRDWPATGTVLSTHDTKRSADVRAGIAVLSQCPSVWAELLREVAGVQAPDPHLAWTAWQTAFGFGTPDPQRLGPAVLKSVREAGLHTSWTEPDVVYERAVTDFVAAGPGRIPLRAASEAAFALEPHIQAQMLGATLVQLTMPGVPELYQGTEREYRALVDPDNRKPFTIGADDDKTAVVRAALALRRRHPEVFGAPGSYAALTASGPAAPHCLAFARAGEVVTAVTRLPLRLAEAGGWQDTELSLPEGRWFDLLDGVREFTGGAVKLAELFAERPVALLSRLAVREDSAGLG; from the coding sequence ATGACGTCCTCGCTCACCGCCCCGACGGTCCCCACCGCCACCTACCGGCTCCAACTCCAGCCGGAGTTCCCCTTCGCCGCAGCCGAGCGAGCCGTCCCCCACCTCGCCGGCCTCGGAGTGTCCCACCTCCACCTGTCGCCGGTCCTGGAGGCCGTGCCCGGCTCCACCCACGGCTACGACGTGACCGACCACCGCGCGATCCGGGCCGAGCTGGGCGGCGAGGAGGGGCTGCGGGCGCTCGCGGCGACCGCCCGGGCCCACGGGCTGGGCCTGGTCGTGGACCTGGTGCCCAACCACATGGCGGCGTCCCCCCGGCACAACCACGCCCTGCGCGAGGTGCTCCGCGAGGGCCCCGACTCGCCGTACGCCCGCTGGTTCGACATCGACTGGGAGGCGGAGGACGGCCGGATCCTGCTGCCCGTGCTGCCGGGCAGGCTGCCGGAGGTGCGGGAACGGATGCGGGTGGCGGACGGCGCGCTGCACCTGGACGGGCAGGACTTCCCGCTGCGCGCGGGCACGGAGGGGCTGCCCCTGGCCGAGCTGCTCGATGCCCAGTGGTACCGCCTCGGCTGGTGGCGGCTGGCCCGCACCGAGCTCAACTACCGCCGGTTCTTCACGATTTCGGAGCTGATCGGAGTACGGGTCGAGGACCCCGAGGTCTTCGAGGCGACGCACCGCACGATCGTGGAGCTGGTACGGGACGGGGTGATCGAGGGGCTGCGGATCGACCACCCCGACGGACTCGCCGATCCCGAGGGCTATCTGGAGCAACTGCACGAGGCGACCGGCGGTCGCTGCTGGACGGTCGTGGAGAAGATCCTCACGGGTACGGAACCGCTGCCGCCGACCTGGCCGGTCGCGGGAACGACCGGCTACGACGCCCTGCGCCATGTGGACGGGGTCTTCGTGGACGCCGTCGGCGCCGACGAACTCCTCGATGTGTACCGGGAGTTCGCGGGGCGGGCCGGGGACAGGGGCGGCTACTGGGAGGCGACCGCACGCCGCGCCGCGTACAAGGTCGTGACGCACGAGCTGGCGGCGGAGACGGCCGCGCTGACCCGGCTCGCCGGACGGATCTGCGCCGCCGACCCGGGGCTGCGCGACCACGCGCCCTGGGCGCTGCTGACCGCGATCCGCGAACTACTCGTCCGTGTCCCCGTCTACCGCACCTACCGCGCCGGCGGCGAGACGGTCCTGACCCCGGACGCGGCCCGCGGAGCCAAGGCGGCCTTCGCGGTGCCGGAGGAGGCCACGGCGGTCGACACCGTACGGGACCTGGCGCTCGGGCGGCTCGGCGACGGACCGGAACACCGGGCGTTCCGGGCGAGGTTCGCCCAGACCTCCTCCGCGCTGCGCGCCAAGTCGGTGGAGGACACCGCCTTCTACCGCTACACCCCGCTCCTGTCGGCGAACGAGGTGGGCGGCGACCCGGGGCGGCCCGCGGTCTCGCCCGAGGAGTTCCACGCGTACTGCCTGCGGCTCACCCGGGACTGGCCGGCGACCGGGACGGTGCTGTCCACGCACGACACCAAGCGCAGCGCGGACGTCCGGGCCGGGATCGCGGTGCTCTCCCAATGCCCGTCGGTCTGGGCGGAGTTGCTGCGTGAGGTGGCCGGGGTGCAGGCGCCCGATCCGCATCTGGCGTGGACGGCGTGGCAGACCGCGTTCGGCTTCGGCACGCCGGACCCGCAGCGGCTCGGTCCCGCGGTGCTGAAGTCCGTACGGGAGGCGGGGCTGCACACCAGCTGGACCGAGCCCGATGTGGTGTACGAACGGGCCGTGACCGATTTCGTGGCGGCCGGGCCCGGCCGGATTCCGCTCCGGGCGGCGTCGGAGGCGGCCTTCGCCCTGGAGCCGCACATCCAGGCGCAGATGCTGGGCGCGACCCTCGTCCAGCTGACGATGCCCGGGGTGCCGGAGCTCTACCAGGGGACCGAGCGGGAGTACCGGGCGCTGGTCGACCCGGACAACCGGAAGCCGTTCACGATCGGGGCGGACGACGACAAGACGGCGGTCGTGCGGGCGGCGCTCGCGCTGCGGCGGCGGCACCCCGAGGTGTTCGGCGCGCCGGGGAGCTACGCGGCGCTGACCGCGTCGGGGCCCGCGGCGCCGCACTGTCTGGCCTTCGCCCGGGCGGGAGAGGTGGTCACGGCCGTCACCCGGCTGCCGCTGCGGCTCGCGGAGGCCGGCGGCTGGCAGGACACGGAGCTGTCGCTGCCGGAGGGCCGCTGGTTCGATCTCCTCGACGGCGTACGGGAGTTCACGGGCGGCGCGGTCAAGCTGGCCGAGCTCTTCGCCGAGCGGCCGGTGGCGCTGCTCAGCCGCCTGGCCGTACGAGAAGACTCCGCGGGGCTCGGGTGA
- the glgX gene encoding glycogen debranching protein GlgX translates to MQVWPGQAYPLGATYDGAGTNFAVFSEAAHRIELCLLHDDGSETAVELRETDAFVRHAYLPGVMPGQRYGFRVHGPYAPERGQRCNAAKLLLDPYARAVSGSIDWGEAVYGYHFGRPDSRNDLDSAPHTMSSVVVNPYFDWGDDRRPRTDYHRTVIYEAHVKGLTMLHPELPEELRGTYAGLAHPSVIGHLKELGVTALELMPVHQFVNDHRLVDAGLANYWGYNTIGFFAPHNAYASWGDRGQQVLEFKSAVRALHQAGIEVILDVVYNHTAEGNHLGPTLSFRGLDNPSYYRLSNDRRYYTDTTGTGNSLLMRSPHVLQLIMDSLRYWVTEMHVDGFRFDLAATLARQFHEVDRLSSFFDLVQQDPVVSQVKLIAEPWDVGEGGYQVGNFPPLWTEWNGKYRDCVRDLWRGEPRTLAEFASRLTGSSDLYQDDGRRPLASVNFVTCHDGFTLRDLVSYNGKHNEANGEGNRDGESYNRSWNCGAEGDTDDIGIRELRARQMRNFLATLMLSQGVPMLSHGDEFGRTQGGNNNAYCQDNEVSWVRWPEPGASEEGTLLEFTRAMVRLRRDHPVFRRRRFFHGRPVEGTHDELTDIAWFTPQGEEMTARDWQAAHAQALSVFLNGNAISEPGTQGERIADDSFLLMFNASSQELEFEVPINHGESWRVVVDTSHPEGIPPQEGPKVAAGERVPLAPLSLTVLRRPA, encoded by the coding sequence ATGCAGGTCTGGCCGGGACAGGCGTATCCCCTGGGCGCCACCTACGACGGCGCAGGAACCAATTTCGCGGTCTTCTCGGAGGCCGCGCACAGAATCGAGCTGTGTCTGCTCCACGACGACGGCTCGGAGACGGCGGTGGAGCTGCGCGAGACGGACGCCTTCGTCCGGCACGCCTATCTGCCGGGAGTGATGCCGGGCCAGCGGTACGGGTTCCGGGTCCACGGTCCGTACGCGCCGGAGCGCGGGCAGCGCTGCAACGCGGCGAAGCTGCTGCTCGACCCGTACGCGCGTGCGGTCTCGGGCTCGATCGACTGGGGCGAGGCGGTGTACGGCTACCACTTCGGGCGGCCGGACTCGCGCAACGACCTCGACTCGGCGCCGCACACGATGAGCTCGGTCGTGGTCAATCCGTACTTCGACTGGGGCGACGACCGGCGTCCGCGTACCGACTACCACCGGACGGTGATCTACGAGGCCCATGTGAAGGGTCTGACGATGCTCCATCCGGAGCTGCCGGAGGAGCTGCGCGGGACGTACGCGGGTCTCGCGCATCCGTCGGTGATCGGGCACCTGAAGGAACTGGGCGTCACGGCGTTGGAATTGATGCCGGTGCACCAGTTCGTCAACGACCACCGGCTGGTGGACGCGGGTCTCGCGAACTACTGGGGCTACAACACGATCGGCTTCTTCGCCCCGCACAACGCGTACGCCTCGTGGGGCGACCGGGGCCAGCAGGTCCTGGAGTTCAAGTCGGCGGTACGGGCCCTGCACCAGGCGGGCATCGAGGTCATCCTCGACGTGGTCTACAACCACACCGCCGAGGGCAACCACCTGGGCCCGACGCTCTCCTTCCGGGGCCTGGACAACCCCTCCTACTACCGGCTCTCGAACGACCGCCGGTACTACACGGACACCACCGGCACCGGGAACTCGCTGCTCATGCGGTCCCCGCACGTCCTCCAGCTGATCATGGACAGTCTGCGGTACTGGGTCACGGAGATGCATGTCGACGGCTTCCGCTTCGACCTGGCGGCGACGCTCGCCCGGCAGTTCCACGAGGTGGACCGGCTGTCGTCCTTCTTCGACCTGGTGCAGCAGGACCCGGTGGTGAGCCAGGTGAAGCTGATCGCCGAGCCGTGGGACGTGGGCGAGGGCGGCTACCAGGTCGGGAACTTCCCGCCGCTGTGGACCGAGTGGAACGGCAAGTACCGGGACTGCGTACGGGACTTGTGGCGGGGTGAGCCCAGGACGCTCGCCGAGTTCGCCTCCCGCCTCACCGGCTCGTCCGACCTCTACCAGGACGACGGCCGCCGGCCGCTCGCCTCGGTCAACTTCGTGACCTGCCACGACGGGTTCACGCTGCGCGATCTCGTCTCGTACAACGGCAAGCACAACGAGGCGAACGGGGAGGGCAACCGGGACGGCGAGAGCTACAACCGCTCGTGGAACTGCGGGGCCGAGGGCGATACGGACGACATCGGCATCCGGGAGCTGAGGGCCCGGCAGATGCGGAACTTCCTCGCCACGCTGATGCTCTCGCAGGGTGTGCCGATGCTCAGCCACGGCGACGAGTTCGGGCGGACACAGGGCGGCAACAACAACGCGTACTGCCAGGACAACGAGGTCTCGTGGGTGCGCTGGCCGGAGCCGGGCGCGTCGGAGGAGGGCACGCTGCTCGAGTTCACCCGGGCGATGGTGCGGCTGCGGCGGGACCATCCGGTCTTCCGGCGCCGCCGCTTCTTCCACGGGCGGCCGGTGGAGGGCACGCACGACGAGCTCACGGACATCGCCTGGTTCACCCCGCAGGGCGAGGAGATGACCGCGCGGGACTGGCAGGCGGCGCACGCGCAGGCGCTGTCGGTCTTCCTGAACGGCAACGCGATCTCGGAGCCGGGGACGCAGGGGGAACGGATCGCGGACGACTCCTTCCTGCTGATGTTCAACGCGTCGTCGCAGGAGCTGGAGTTCGAGGTCCCGATCAACCACGGCGAGAGCTGGCGCGTCGTCGTGGACACCTCCCACCCGGAGGGCATCCCCCCACAGGAGGGCCCGAAGGTAGCGGCGGGCGAACGCGTACCCCTGGCCCCCCTGAGCCTCACGGTCCTGAGACGCCCGGCGTAG
- a CDS encoding copper amine oxidase produces MPKPFLSRARRQGALLGAAALLAGATTAAGPVTAATAAPTPPAPPRPDCSAAYRIEQKLDGGTTWRMCWRYSTDAGLVLDKVTYQPKGASTPIRVLTSAKLAQIHVPYDDGNAEYDDLTGAGFGWGLQNLKPAECPGGTITSVKVPDMGKVNGLCTTTRARGHAYRMAADEGGKVWQAQGKDLLVYTVNKVGWYEYISEWRFSSDGTISANVGATGSLSPVDYNATDGRGWPIGPGARSYATSHAHNVFWRLDFGLDGSVKDRIEQFDSKVTAPAGEGGPTVKTTRTPVTKELAGDAKTMRWWRVVSATGKNKDGHARSYEIVPGPSSTHAGRGFTRHDIYFTQSRPCEQFASNNILDCGPGKPDSVDKWVNGETLTDPAVWVNIGFHHIARDEDQQPMPVHWQGFQLAPRDVTAMNPLTPPDLAGQNGAPRQGS; encoded by the coding sequence ATGCCCAAGCCGTTCCTCTCGCGCGCCCGCAGGCAGGGCGCCCTGCTCGGCGCCGCCGCCCTGCTGGCCGGCGCCACGACCGCCGCGGGCCCGGTGACCGCCGCCACCGCGGCGCCCACGCCCCCCGCACCGCCCCGGCCCGACTGCTCCGCCGCGTACCGCATCGAGCAGAAGCTCGACGGCGGCACCACCTGGCGCATGTGCTGGCGCTACAGCACCGACGCCGGGCTCGTCCTGGACAAGGTCACCTACCAGCCCAAGGGCGCGAGCACCCCGATCCGCGTTCTGACCAGCGCCAAGCTCGCCCAGATCCATGTGCCGTACGACGACGGAAACGCCGAGTACGACGACCTCACCGGCGCCGGGTTCGGCTGGGGCCTGCAGAACCTCAAGCCCGCCGAGTGCCCCGGCGGCACCATCACCTCCGTGAAGGTGCCGGACATGGGCAAGGTCAACGGCCTGTGCACCACGACGCGCGCCCGTGGCCACGCGTACCGGATGGCCGCCGACGAGGGCGGCAAGGTCTGGCAGGCGCAGGGCAAGGACCTGCTCGTCTACACCGTCAACAAGGTGGGCTGGTACGAGTACATCAGCGAGTGGCGGTTCTCCTCCGACGGCACCATCTCCGCCAACGTCGGCGCCACGGGCTCCCTGTCGCCCGTCGACTACAACGCCACCGACGGCCGCGGCTGGCCCATCGGCCCCGGCGCCCGCTCGTACGCCACGAGCCATGCCCACAACGTCTTCTGGCGGCTCGACTTCGGCCTCGACGGCAGCGTCAAGGACCGTATCGAGCAGTTCGACTCCAAGGTCACCGCGCCGGCCGGGGAGGGCGGTCCGACCGTGAAGACCACCCGCACCCCCGTCACCAAGGAACTCGCCGGGGACGCCAAGACCATGCGCTGGTGGCGGGTGGTCAGCGCGACCGGCAAGAACAAGGACGGTCACGCCCGCTCGTACGAGATCGTGCCCGGACCCTCCAGCACGCACGCGGGCCGCGGCTTCACCCGACACGACATCTACTTCACGCAGTCCCGCCCCTGCGAGCAGTTCGCCAGCAACAACATCCTCGACTGCGGGCCCGGCAAACCCGACAGCGTCGACAAGTGGGTCAACGGCGAGACGCTGACCGACCCCGCCGTCTGGGTCAACATCGGGTTCCACCACATCGCCCGCGACGAGGACCAGCAGCCGATGCCGGTGCACTGGCAGGGCTTCCAGCTCGCACCCAGGGACGTTACCGCTATGAATCCGCTCACTCCGCCCGATCTCGCCGGCCAGAACGGGGCTCCGCGACAGGGCAGTTGA